One Ramlibacter pinisoli genomic region harbors:
- a CDS encoding xanthine dehydrogenase family protein molybdopterin-binding subunit encodes MKRRTLLLAGTAGAGALLVGWLALPQRSRLGSRALLPAGEGEVALNGWIKVGADGSIVLAMPRSEMGQGVYTALPMLAAEELDVPLSAVRIERAGTDAIYGNVASWVTGLPFHPQEGEREDGFGRVKAARWVVGKVARELGINATGGSTSVADAWEVVRTAAATARATLLGAAALQWRLPVDELSVAGGVVSHPSGRSARYADLAARAAATPPGTVQLKAPQDWRLIGKAVPRLDIPGKVDGRATFGIDVRLPGLKYAAIRLCPLLGGQPGRIDAGRALALPGAERLVLLPALAGSTAGFAVLGRTSWHALRAAAAVDVDWHAPPGPALNTDAISQALEEAVRGGDGFVFHETGDVDAAAAEDTQVVEGWYRAPYLAHATMEPMNCTARVRTGTVEVWVPTQVPSLARDVAARVAGVPADAVTVHVPLLGGGFGRRLEVDYVAQAVRVAMDAGGAPVQLLWSREEDTTHDFYRPMQVARLRAVLGPGGRVDSLAITSAGDAVAPRWMQRAVPALAPPVDLPDKTTAEGLFDLPYAIANQRMAHVATRSGVPVGYWRSVGHSHNAFFSEGFVDELAAAGRVDPVEFRRRLLKGEARHLAVLELAARRGGWGQPLPPGRARGVALHESFGTIVAQVVEVSLEQGAPRVHRVVCALDCGMVVNPGIVAQQMEGAVVFALTAALHGGIDIRGGRVVQRNFTDAPLVTAARAPRVETWIVPSQRPPSGVGESGVPPLAPAVANALFSLTGQRLRSLPLRLE; translated from the coding sequence TTGAAGCGGCGCACCCTGCTGCTGGCCGGGACCGCGGGCGCCGGAGCGCTGCTGGTGGGCTGGCTGGCGCTGCCGCAGCGGTCCCGCCTCGGCTCCCGGGCGCTGCTGCCGGCGGGCGAGGGCGAGGTGGCGCTGAACGGCTGGATCAAGGTGGGTGCCGACGGCAGCATCGTGCTGGCGATGCCGCGCAGCGAGATGGGTCAGGGCGTGTACACGGCGCTGCCGATGCTGGCGGCCGAGGAGCTCGACGTGCCGCTGTCCGCCGTGCGCATCGAGCGCGCCGGCACCGACGCCATCTACGGCAACGTGGCGTCCTGGGTGACCGGGCTGCCGTTCCATCCGCAGGAAGGCGAGCGCGAGGATGGCTTCGGCCGCGTGAAGGCGGCTCGCTGGGTGGTCGGCAAGGTCGCCCGCGAGCTGGGCATCAACGCCACCGGCGGCTCCACCAGCGTGGCAGACGCCTGGGAGGTGGTGCGCACGGCGGCGGCGACGGCGCGTGCCACGCTGCTGGGCGCGGCGGCGCTGCAGTGGCGCCTGCCGGTGGACGAACTCAGCGTCGCGGGCGGCGTCGTGTCGCATCCCTCGGGCCGGTCGGCGCGCTATGCGGACCTTGCAGCCCGGGCGGCGGCGACACCGCCGGGAACGGTGCAGCTGAAGGCGCCCCAGGACTGGCGGCTGATCGGGAAGGCCGTGCCGCGGCTGGACATCCCGGGCAAGGTCGACGGCCGGGCGACGTTCGGCATCGACGTGCGGCTGCCCGGTCTGAAATACGCCGCGATCCGGCTGTGCCCGCTGCTGGGGGGCCAGCCGGGACGCATCGACGCGGGCCGCGCCCTGGCCCTGCCGGGCGCCGAGCGGCTGGTGCTGCTGCCGGCGCTGGCTGGCTCGACGGCCGGCTTCGCCGTGCTCGGGCGCACGTCCTGGCATGCGCTGCGGGCCGCGGCCGCGGTGGATGTCGACTGGCACGCGCCTCCCGGCCCGGCCCTGAACACCGACGCGATCTCTCAGGCGCTCGAAGAGGCGGTGCGCGGCGGCGACGGCTTTGTCTTCCATGAGACGGGCGATGTCGACGCGGCCGCGGCCGAGGACACGCAGGTGGTGGAGGGCTGGTACCGGGCGCCCTATCTCGCGCACGCGACGATGGAGCCGATGAACTGCACGGCGCGCGTCCGCACCGGGACGGTCGAGGTCTGGGTGCCCACGCAGGTGCCATCGCTGGCGCGCGACGTGGCGGCGCGGGTGGCGGGTGTGCCGGCCGACGCGGTGACGGTGCACGTGCCGCTACTGGGCGGCGGGTTCGGCCGGCGGCTGGAGGTGGACTATGTCGCGCAGGCGGTGCGCGTCGCGATGGATGCAGGCGGCGCGCCGGTGCAACTGCTGTGGTCGCGCGAGGAGGACACCACCCACGACTTCTACCGGCCGATGCAGGTGGCGCGGTTGCGGGCCGTCCTCGGCCCTGGCGGCCGGGTCGACAGCCTGGCGATCACGTCGGCGGGCGACGCGGTGGCGCCGCGCTGGATGCAGCGGGCCGTGCCGGCCCTGGCTCCGCCGGTCGACCTGCCCGACAAGACCACGGCCGAGGGCCTGTTCGACCTGCCATATGCCATCGCCAACCAGCGCATGGCGCATGTGGCCACCCGCTCGGGCGTGCCGGTGGGCTACTGGCGCTCGGTGGGCCACTCGCACAACGCCTTCTTCTCCGAGGGATTCGTCGACGAGCTGGCCGCCGCCGGGCGTGTCGACCCGGTGGAATTCCGGCGTCGCCTCCTGAAGGGGGAGGCGCGCCACCTGGCGGTGCTCGAGCTGGCGGCGCGCCGGGGCGGCTGGGGCCAGCCGCTGCCGCCCGGCCGGGCCCGGGGCGTGGCGCTGCACGAATCGTTCGGGACCATCGTGGCCCAGGTGGTGGAGGTGTCGCTGGAGCAAGGCGCGCCGCGCGTGCACCGGGTGGTCTGCGCGCTCGACTGTGGGATGGTGGTGAACCCCGGCATCGTGGCGCAGCAGATGGAAGGGGCCGTGGTGTTCGCCCTCACGGCCGCGCTCCACGGCGGCATCGACATCCGTGGCGGCCGGGTGGTCCAGCGCAACTTCACGGACGCGCCACTCGTGACGGCAGCCCGTGCGCCCCGGGTGGAGACTTGGATCGTGCCGAGCCAGCGGCCGCCCTCCGGTGTGGGCGAGTCGGGCGTGCCGCCCCTGGCGCCCGCCGTGGCGAATGCCCTGTTCAGCCTCACGGGCCAGCGGCTGCGATCGCTGCCACTCAGGCTGGAGTGA
- a CDS encoding 2Fe-2S iron-sulfur cluster-binding protein, which yields MQLQVNGRSVEVEAEPQMPLLWVLRDLLGLTGTKYGCGVAACGACTVRVDGAAVRSCVLPAAAAAGKRIVTIEGLGSPGAPHKLQAAWIAEQVPQCGYCQSGMLLAAAALLERKPKPTDADIDAAITNLCRCGTYQRVRAAIKRAAGVAG from the coding sequence GTGCAGCTACAGGTCAATGGCCGGAGCGTCGAGGTGGAGGCGGAGCCGCAGATGCCGCTGCTGTGGGTCCTGCGCGACCTGCTCGGGCTCACCGGCACCAAGTACGGCTGCGGGGTGGCCGCCTGCGGGGCCTGCACGGTACGCGTCGACGGGGCGGCGGTGCGCTCGTGCGTGCTGCCGGCCGCGGCGGCCGCGGGCAAGCGCATCGTCACCATCGAGGGGCTGGGCAGCCCGGGCGCGCCGCACAAGCTGCAGGCGGCGTGGATCGCCGAGCAGGTGCCGCAGTGCGGCTACTGCCAGAGCGGCATGCTGCTGGCGGCCGCGGCGCTGCTGGAGCGCAAGCCCAAGCCCACCGACGCCGACATCGACGCCGCGATCACCAACCTGTGCCGATGCGGCACGTACCAGCGTGTGCGCGCCGCCATCAAGCGGGCCGCCGGGGTCGCCGGTTGA
- a CDS encoding ATP-binding cassette domain-containing protein, which translates to MALITLADAQLAYGHVPLLDHAELAVESTERIGLIGRNGAGKSSLLKILAGFERVDDGTLQFQQGLRIAHVAQEPTLEPEATVFEAVRAGLAPVLADIEHYSHGEGDLDALQARIEAEDGWNWEQRVQETLQRLHLEPQARIGALSGGTRKRVALAQALVTRPDVLLLDEPTNHLDLDSIEWLEGLLVDFKGSVVTITHDRTFLDRVATRIVELDRGRLRSYPGNFSRYQVLKEEQLAQEAIITAKADKLLAQEEVWIRKGVEARRTRAQGRINRLQHLREQRASRREAVGRVRMEVASGAPSGKLVAELENVSKAFGERTVVSRFTATLLRGDKVGLVGPNGAGKTTLLKLILGELAPDSGRVRQGANLQVAYFDQMRDALDLDATLEDFISPGSEWIEIGNQRKHVKSYLGDFLFSPARANSPVRSLSGGERNRLLLARLFARPANVLVLDEPTNDLDIDTLELLEDLLQDYEGTVFLVSHDRAFLDNVVTSTIAYEGEGRWREYEGGVEDWLVQSQRARAIAAAAATPAAPARPAAAPAPAATPAAAAVARRKLSYKEQRELDALPARIQALEAEQAALQAELADGTLYVRDAARAAQLGTRNAAIDDELLAALERWEALGGL; encoded by the coding sequence ATGGCCCTCATCACCCTCGCCGACGCCCAGCTCGCCTACGGCCACGTCCCGCTCCTCGACCATGCCGAACTGGCGGTCGAGTCCACCGAACGCATCGGCCTGATCGGCCGCAACGGCGCCGGCAAGTCCTCGCTGCTGAAGATCCTGGCGGGCTTCGAGCGGGTCGACGACGGCACGCTGCAGTTCCAGCAGGGCCTGCGCATCGCGCACGTGGCCCAGGAGCCCACGCTGGAGCCCGAGGCCACCGTGTTCGAGGCGGTGCGCGCCGGGCTGGCCCCGGTGCTGGCCGACATCGAGCACTACTCGCACGGCGAGGGCGACCTCGACGCCCTGCAGGCCCGCATCGAGGCCGAGGACGGCTGGAACTGGGAGCAGCGCGTGCAGGAGACGCTGCAGCGGCTGCACCTGGAACCGCAAGCGCGCATCGGCGCCCTCTCGGGGGGCACGCGCAAGCGGGTCGCGCTGGCCCAGGCGCTCGTCACCCGCCCCGACGTCCTGCTGCTGGACGAGCCGACCAACCACCTCGACCTCGATTCGATCGAATGGCTCGAAGGCCTGCTGGTCGACTTCAAGGGCAGCGTGGTCACCATCACGCACGACCGCACCTTCCTCGACCGGGTGGCCACCCGCATCGTCGAACTCGATCGCGGCCGGCTGCGGTCCTACCCCGGCAACTTCTCGCGCTACCAGGTGCTCAAGGAGGAGCAGCTGGCCCAGGAGGCCATCATCACCGCCAAGGCCGACAAGCTGCTGGCCCAGGAGGAGGTGTGGATCCGCAAGGGCGTCGAGGCGCGCCGCACCCGCGCCCAGGGCCGCATCAACCGGCTCCAGCACCTGCGCGAGCAGCGCGCCAGCCGGCGCGAGGCCGTCGGCCGGGTGCGCATGGAGGTGGCAAGCGGCGCACCCAGCGGCAAGCTGGTCGCCGAGCTGGAGAACGTGAGCAAGGCCTTCGGCGAGCGCACGGTCGTCAGCCGCTTCACCGCCACGCTGCTGCGCGGCGACAAGGTCGGCCTGGTCGGCCCGAACGGCGCCGGCAAGACCACGCTGCTGAAGCTGATCCTGGGCGAGCTCGCGCCCGACAGCGGCCGCGTGCGCCAGGGCGCCAACCTGCAGGTGGCCTATTTCGACCAGATGCGCGACGCGCTCGACCTCGACGCGACGCTGGAGGACTTCATCAGCCCCGGCAGCGAATGGATCGAGATCGGCAACCAGCGCAAGCACGTCAAGAGCTACCTGGGCGACTTCCTGTTCTCGCCGGCCCGCGCCAACTCGCCGGTGCGGTCGCTGTCCGGCGGCGAGCGCAACCGCCTGCTGCTGGCGCGCCTGTTCGCGCGGCCGGCCAACGTGCTGGTGCTCGACGAGCCGACCAACGACCTCGACATCGACACGCTCGAACTGCTGGAGGACCTGCTGCAGGACTACGAGGGCACGGTGTTCCTCGTCAGCCACGACCGCGCCTTCCTGGACAACGTCGTCACCAGCACCATCGCCTACGAGGGCGAGGGCCGCTGGCGCGAATACGAGGGCGGGGTGGAGGACTGGCTGGTGCAATCGCAGCGCGCCCGTGCGATCGCCGCGGCCGCCGCCACGCCAGCAGCCCCTGCGCGGCCGGCGGCGGCGCCGGCTCCTGCCGCCACGCCGGCGGCCGCCGCCGTCGCGCGCCGCAAGCTGAGCTACAAGGAGCAGCGCGAACTCGACGCGCTGCCCGCCCGCATCCAGGCCCTGGAAGCGGAACAGGCGGCGCTGCAGGCCGAGCTGGCCGACGGCACGCTGTATGTCCGCGACGCCGCCCGCGCCGCCCAACTGGGCACGCGCAACGCCGCCATCGACGACGAGCTGCTGGCCGCCCTGGAGCGCTGGGAAGCCCTGGGCGGCCTGTAG
- a CDS encoding phospholipase D family protein, with protein sequence MVVPFHLPPVGAIAHSRSFLARVLLMLLLATWAAGCASVPAQQPRPASHAWAEPQATALGRLVDSRHAQARTRSDSAFTLLDSVDAAFASRVALADAAQRTLDLQYYAIHADASTEVLLEHVRAAARRGVRVRVLLDDFNTVGEDAQVLRLAFEPGVELRLFNPLAGSRKSLVGRIFGSLHEVDRIQKRMHNKQFIADNAWGITGGRNLGDAYFGGDDKSTFVDLDVLAAGPIVRQMSASFDRYWNDELAYPVQALLSADEVERLRAGGEKPRPPVTGAAAPSSAPADPGAAASVALRPAAVLPNVTPTAVVSAQRPPLDLAKVPLTWAPAALLADEPGKIGPGDDEANAGETVVDGLLQLMQGARRDLLVISPYFVPGAEMMRVFAELRQRGVAVRVLTNSLASNDAPAAHAGYRRYRRELLAMGVELHEMRSDPQGADLSGGGRGGSGVGLGSAAGGSKSGTSRASLHSKAVVIDRRLAVIGSMNLDLRSQRKNSEIALLVRSPAIAEAAARLIEASFARNAYRVELAGDGLRWRAPPGADYPDTSGEPEADFKRRFLVDLVAPFAPDAML encoded by the coding sequence ATGGTCGTGCCGTTTCACCTCCCCCCGGTCGGCGCCATCGCGCACTCCCGCTCCTTCCTCGCCCGCGTCCTGCTGATGCTGCTGCTGGCGACCTGGGCCGCCGGTTGCGCCAGCGTGCCGGCCCAGCAACCGCGGCCTGCCAGCCACGCCTGGGCCGAGCCGCAGGCCACGGCGCTCGGCCGGCTGGTCGACAGCCGCCATGCCCAGGCCCGCACCCGCAGCGACTCCGCCTTCACCCTGCTCGACAGCGTCGATGCCGCCTTCGCCAGCCGCGTGGCCCTGGCCGATGCCGCCCAGCGGACGCTGGACCTGCAGTACTACGCCATCCACGCCGACGCCAGCACCGAGGTGCTGCTCGAGCATGTGCGGGCGGCGGCGCGCCGGGGCGTGCGGGTGCGGGTGCTGCTGGACGACTTCAACACCGTCGGCGAGGACGCGCAGGTGCTGCGGCTGGCGTTCGAGCCGGGCGTCGAGCTGCGCCTGTTCAACCCGCTGGCGGGCTCGCGCAAATCGCTGGTGGGGCGCATCTTCGGCTCGCTGCACGAGGTCGACCGGATCCAGAAGCGCATGCACAACAAGCAGTTCATCGCCGACAACGCCTGGGGCATCACGGGCGGCCGCAACCTGGGCGACGCCTATTTCGGCGGCGACGACAAGAGCACCTTCGTCGACCTCGACGTGCTGGCGGCCGGGCCCATCGTGCGCCAGATGTCGGCCAGCTTCGACCGCTACTGGAACGACGAGCTGGCCTACCCGGTCCAGGCGCTGCTCTCGGCGGACGAGGTGGAGCGGCTGCGCGCCGGCGGCGAGAAGCCGCGGCCGCCGGTCACCGGCGCGGCCGCGCCGTCATCGGCACCGGCGGATCCCGGCGCGGCGGCATCGGTCGCGCTGCGGCCGGCGGCAGTGCTGCCCAACGTCACGCCGACGGCGGTGGTGTCGGCGCAACGCCCGCCCCTGGACCTGGCCAAGGTGCCGCTCACCTGGGCGCCGGCCGCCTTGCTGGCGGACGAGCCGGGCAAGATCGGCCCCGGCGACGACGAGGCCAATGCGGGCGAGACCGTGGTCGACGGCCTGCTGCAGCTGATGCAGGGCGCCCGCCGCGACCTGCTGGTCATCTCGCCCTATTTCGTGCCGGGGGCCGAGATGATGCGGGTGTTCGCCGAGTTGCGCCAGCGCGGCGTGGCCGTCCGGGTGCTGACCAACTCGCTGGCCTCCAACGACGCGCCGGCCGCGCATGCCGGCTACCGGCGCTACCGGCGCGAGCTGCTGGCCATGGGGGTGGAACTGCACGAGATGCGCTCCGATCCCCAGGGGGCCGACCTGTCCGGGGGCGGCCGCGGGGGCTCGGGCGTCGGGCTGGGCAGCGCGGCGGGCGGATCCAAGAGCGGCACCTCCCGGGCCAGCCTGCATTCCAAGGCGGTGGTGATCGACCGTCGCCTGGCCGTGATCGGCTCCATGAACCTCGACCTGCGCTCGCAACGCAAGAACAGCGAGATCGCGCTGCTGGTGCGCAGCCCGGCGATCGCCGAGGCCGCCGCCCGGCTGATCGAGGCCAGCTTCGCGCGCAACGCCTACCGGGTGGAGCTGGCGGGCGACGGCCTGCGCTGGCGCGCGCCGCCCGGCGCCGACTATCCCGATACATCCGGCGAACCCGAGGCCGACTTCAAGCGCCGCTTCCTGGTCGACCTGGTGGCGCCGTTCGCCCCCGACGCGATGCTCTAG
- a CDS encoding PLP-dependent aminotransferase family protein → MLMKASSQSLTEQLSSRFAQRIRDRLLAPGARLPSVRQCAQQQGVSPSTVVAAYDQLLAQGLVEARKNRGFFVREMPHDVATAPAAHGAGPGRPDAWATATGYTSGARPYAPIDASTLIRGMFHQVSAKPQPGMGVFPPDWLESTFMPAAVRKVTGTRALNDVSLQYGEPLGDAGLRRALSKKLAALNVHAGPDNIITTIGATHALDIVSRALLRPGDPVMVEEPGWAVEFARLTALGMRLLPVPRRADGPDLEVMARYCEVHRPKLYVSVSVFHNPTGYCLSPGSAHRILQLANQHDFHIVEDDTYSHIAPEHATRLCALDGLQRTIHVSGFAKVLAPNWRVGFLAAHPGLIERLLDTKLLGTLTTPALLERALALCIEQGQLRRHAERIRTRLDAARARSVRLALGAGCRFAAEPAGLFGWVDTGVDTDALAQRMLDAGYLLAPGALFHAERKPSTLMRINFATTQDAAFWKTYVQLVRAM, encoded by the coding sequence ATGTTGATGAAGGCCTCGTCGCAATCCCTCACCGAGCAGCTGTCCAGCCGCTTCGCCCAGCGCATCCGGGACCGGCTGCTGGCGCCCGGCGCGCGCCTGCCGTCGGTGCGCCAGTGCGCGCAGCAGCAGGGCGTGAGTCCGTCCACCGTGGTCGCCGCCTACGACCAGTTGCTGGCCCAGGGCCTGGTGGAGGCGCGCAAGAACCGCGGCTTCTTCGTGCGCGAGATGCCGCACGACGTGGCGACCGCACCGGCCGCGCACGGGGCGGGGCCGGGCCGGCCCGACGCCTGGGCCACGGCGACCGGCTACACCAGCGGCGCGCGGCCGTACGCGCCGATCGACGCGTCCACCCTGATCCGCGGCATGTTCCACCAGGTCAGCGCCAAGCCGCAGCCCGGCATGGGCGTGTTCCCGCCGGACTGGCTGGAGTCGACCTTCATGCCGGCGGCGGTGCGCAAGGTGACCGGCACGCGGGCGCTGAACGACGTCTCGCTGCAGTACGGCGAGCCGCTGGGCGACGCCGGGTTGCGCCGCGCGCTGTCGAAGAAGCTCGCGGCCCTGAACGTGCATGCCGGCCCCGACAACATCATCACCACCATCGGCGCCACCCATGCGCTGGACATCGTCAGCCGCGCGCTGCTGCGGCCGGGCGACCCGGTGATGGTGGAGGAGCCGGGCTGGGCGGTGGAATTCGCGCGCCTGACCGCGCTGGGCATGCGGCTGCTGCCGGTGCCGCGGCGCGCCGACGGCCCCGACCTGGAGGTGATGGCGCGCTACTGCGAGGTGCACCGTCCCAAGCTGTACGTCAGCGTGAGCGTGTTCCACAACCCGACCGGCTACTGCCTGTCGCCGGGTAGCGCGCACCGCATCCTGCAGCTGGCCAACCAGCACGACTTCCACATCGTCGAGGACGACACCTACAGCCACATCGCGCCCGAGCACGCCACCCGCCTGTGCGCGCTGGACGGGCTGCAGCGCACCATCCACGTGAGCGGCTTCGCCAAGGTCCTGGCGCCGAACTGGCGGGTGGGCTTCCTGGCCGCCCATCCCGGCCTGATCGAGCGCCTGCTGGACACCAAGCTGCTGGGCACGCTGACCACCCCGGCCCTGCTGGAGCGGGCGCTGGCCCTGTGCATCGAGCAGGGCCAGCTGCGCCGGCATGCCGAGCGCATCCGCACCCGGCTGGACGCGGCGCGCGCCCGCAGCGTGCGGCTGGCGCTGGGCGCGGGCTGCCGCTTCGCGGCCGAGCCGGCGGGGCTGTTCGGCTGGGTCGACACCGGCGTGGACACCGATGCCCTGGCGCAGCGCATGCTCGACGCCGGCTACCTGCTGGCGCCGGGCGCCCTGTTCCACGCCGAACGCAAGCCGAGCACGCTGATGCGCATCAACTTCGCCACGACACAGGACGCCGCGTTCTGGAAGACCTACGTGCAGCTGGTGCGCGCCATGTGA
- a CDS encoding DMT family transporter: protein MTTQHAPPATLAGAPSPGAAGRAAPRLQARELRGLWLGLLGVAIFALTLPMTRLAVGTPAAPQLSGVFIALGRAVVAAGLSIAFLLATRAPLPRRGDWPALALTAAGVVFGFPLLTSVAMRYVEAVHAAVIIGVLPLATAAVGAWLHRQRPSAGFWACAGVGSLLVVAFALLRSGGSTLLHPADLLLLAATACAAVGYGWGARLSQTMRAEHVICWALVLALPLTLPLTWLSRPQAPVAAPAWWAFGYVAVFSMWLGFFAWYRGLSQGGTVRVSQVQLVQPFLSMLFAVPLLGERLDATSLGFALAVIATVFVGKKMPVHPTHRPPSKETA, encoded by the coding sequence ATGACGACACAACACGCACCCCCGGCGACCCTCGCGGGCGCCCCGTCGCCCGGCGCCGCGGGGCGGGCGGCCCCGCGCCTGCAGGCGCGCGAGCTGCGCGGCCTGTGGCTCGGGCTGCTGGGGGTGGCGATCTTCGCCCTCACGCTGCCGATGACGCGGCTGGCGGTCGGCACGCCGGCCGCGCCGCAGCTGTCCGGCGTCTTCATCGCGCTCGGGCGGGCAGTGGTCGCCGCCGGCCTGTCCATCGCCTTCCTGCTGGCCACCCGCGCGCCGTTGCCACGCCGGGGCGACTGGCCGGCGCTGGCGCTCACCGCCGCCGGCGTGGTGTTCGGCTTCCCGCTCCTGACCTCGGTGGCGATGCGCTACGTCGAGGCGGTGCACGCCGCCGTGATCATCGGCGTGCTGCCGCTGGCCACGGCGGCGGTCGGCGCCTGGCTGCACCGCCAGCGCCCCAGCGCCGGCTTCTGGGCCTGTGCCGGCGTCGGCAGCCTGCTGGTGGTGGCGTTCGCGCTGCTGCGCAGCGGCGGCAGCACGCTGCTGCACCCGGCCGACCTGCTGCTGCTGGCGGCCACGGCCTGCGCCGCCGTCGGCTACGGCTGGGGCGCGCGGCTGTCGCAGACGATGCGCGCCGAGCACGTGATCTGCTGGGCGCTGGTGCTCGCCCTGCCGCTCACCCTGCCGCTGACCTGGCTCAGCCGTCCGCAGGCGCCGGTCGCGGCGCCCGCCTGGTGGGCGTTCGGCTACGTCGCCGTGTTCTCGATGTGGCTGGGCTTCTTCGCCTGGTACCGGGGGCTTTCGCAAGGCGGTACCGTGCGGGTCAGCCAGGTCCAGCTGGTCCAGCCGTTCCTGTCCATGCTGTTCGCGGTGCCGCTGCTGGGCGAACGGCTGGACGCCACCAGCCTGGGCTTTGCCCTGGCCGTCATCGCCACCGTGTTCGTGGGCAAGAAAATGCCGGTGCATCCGACCCACCGCCCGCCATCCAAGGAGACTGCTTGA
- a CDS encoding PLP-dependent aminotransferase family protein, with product MPWTLAARATRMNPSVIREILKVTERPGIISFAGGLPSPATFPIAEFAAASADVLRRDGPAALQYAASEGYGPLREQVAASLPWPVDPAQVLITTGSQQGLDLVAKVLVDAGSRVLVETPTYLGALQAFAPMEPQVVPVASDDEGVDLDDLAAKAAGARFLYLLPNFQNPTGRTMSEARRAALSAAAARLGLPIVEDNPYGDLWFDRPPPPPLTARHPAGCLYLGSFSKVLAPGLRLGFLVAPPALYPKLLQAKQAADLHSPSFNQRMAHQVLQGDFLGRHVPRIRTLYREQRDAMLAALEREMRGLDVQWNAPDGGMFLWARLPAGMSAIELLPEAVERGVAFVPGAAFYADETPDAQALRTLRLSFVTASREQIDTGVRALAAAIRARGAGR from the coding sequence ATGCCCTGGACGCTGGCCGCGCGCGCCACGCGCATGAACCCCTCCGTCATCCGCGAGATCCTCAAGGTCACGGAACGGCCCGGCATCATCAGCTTCGCCGGCGGCCTGCCCTCGCCGGCCACCTTCCCGATCGCCGAGTTCGCCGCCGCCAGCGCCGACGTGCTGCGGCGGGACGGGCCGGCCGCGCTGCAGTACGCGGCCAGCGAAGGCTACGGGCCGCTGCGCGAGCAGGTCGCCGCCTCGCTGCCGTGGCCGGTCGATCCGGCCCAGGTGCTCATCACGACTGGCTCGCAGCAGGGCCTGGACCTGGTCGCCAAGGTGCTGGTCGATGCCGGCTCGCGGGTGCTGGTGGAGACGCCCACCTACCTGGGCGCGCTGCAGGCCTTCGCGCCGATGGAGCCGCAGGTGGTGCCGGTGGCCAGCGACGACGAGGGCGTGGACCTCGACGACCTGGCGGCCAAGGCGGCCGGCGCGCGCTTCCTGTACCTGCTGCCCAACTTCCAGAACCCCACCGGCCGCACCATGAGCGAGGCGCGCCGCGCCGCCCTGTCGGCGGCGGCGGCCCGGCTGGGCCTGCCGATCGTCGAGGACAACCCCTACGGCGACCTCTGGTTCGACCGCCCGCCGCCGCCGCCGCTGACGGCGCGCCATCCCGCCGGCTGCCTGTACCTGGGCTCGTTCTCCAAGGTGCTGGCGCCCGGCCTGCGGCTGGGCTTCCTGGTCGCGCCGCCGGCGCTCTACCCCAAGCTGCTGCAGGCCAAGCAGGCCGCCGACCTGCACAGCCCCAGCTTCAACCAGCGCATGGCGCACCAGGTGCTGCAGGGCGACTTCCTGGGCCGCCACGTGCCGCGCATCCGCACGCTGTACCGCGAGCAGCGCGACGCCATGCTCGCCGCCCTGGAGCGCGAGATGCGCGGCCTCGACGTGCAATGGAACGCGCCCGACGGCGGCATGTTCCTGTGGGCCCGCCTGCCGGCCGGCATGAGCGCGATCGAGCTGCTGCCCGAGGCGGTGGAGCGGGGCGTCGCCTTCGTGCCGGGCGCCGCGTTCTATGCCGACGAGACGCCCGATGCCCAGGCGCTGCGCACGCTGCGGCTGTCGTTCGTGACCGCCAGCCGCGAGCAGATCGACACCGGCGTGCGGGCGCTGGCCGCCGCCATCCGCGCGCGGGGAGCCGGTCGATGA
- a CDS encoding glutathione S-transferase family protein, translated as MIRVWGRITSINVRKVVLTLQLLDLPFERTDAGSEFGIVRTPEYLARNPNALVPLLEDDGFELWESNVIVRYLCARHADGLLYPRDLRVRFDAERWMDWQQTTLNKAGREAFLQLVRTAPAQRRQEVVDASVAATEPLWDLLEAHLQRRAFMAGDALTMADIPIACELHRWRGLPLAWRARPHLDTWWARMTALPAARGVLDLPLT; from the coding sequence ATGATCCGCGTCTGGGGCCGCATCACCTCGATCAACGTGCGCAAGGTGGTCCTCACCCTGCAGTTGCTCGACCTGCCGTTCGAGCGCACCGATGCCGGCTCCGAGTTCGGCATCGTGCGGACTCCGGAGTACCTGGCGCGCAACCCGAACGCGCTGGTGCCCCTGCTCGAGGACGACGGCTTCGAGCTGTGGGAGAGCAACGTCATCGTGCGCTACCTGTGCGCGCGCCACGCCGACGGGCTGCTCTACCCGCGCGACCTGCGCGTGCGCTTCGACGCCGAGCGCTGGATGGACTGGCAGCAGACCACGTTGAACAAGGCCGGCCGCGAGGCCTTCCTGCAACTGGTGCGCACGGCACCGGCCCAGCGCCGCCAGGAGGTGGTCGATGCCTCGGTCGCGGCCACCGAGCCGCTGTGGGACCTGCTGGAGGCGCACCTGCAACGCCGCGCCTTCATGGCCGGCGACGCGCTGACCATGGCCGACATCCCGATCGCCTGCGAGCTGCACCGCTGGCGCGGCCTGCCGCTGGCCTGGCGGGCCCGGCCCCACCTGGACACCTGGTGGGCCCGCATGACGGCGCTGCCCGCCGCCCGGGGCGTCCTCGACCTGCCCCTGACCTGA